DNA from Halogeometricum sp. S1BR25-6:
CCACCCGCCGTCCTTCTTGGAGGGACCGTTGCCGGTGAGGAGGACGCACCCGACGTCAGCGCGCTTGCGGGCGTGGTCGAGGGCCGCGTACAGTTCGTCGACCGTACCCGGGCGGAACGCGTTGCGCTTCTCCGGCCGGTCGAAGGCGATGCGGACGGCGGGGACGTCCGCCGCCTCGTGGTAGGTGATGTCCTCGAACTCCGCGGAACCGTCGACCGGTTCCCAGCGGTCGGCGTCGAAAATCTCAGAGACCATACCGACGAGGCGGCCGGTGCGCGCAAAAAGATTCGCGTACCAGCTTTTGCGCTGTCGTCCGAAAGGCGCGAAGCGCCTTCCGTGATGACGAGACGCGCGAAGCGCGTCTCGAACCACGGGCTGCCTTGGGCAACCCTCGACAAAATCTTGACCAAAAGCCTCGTCGCTCCCGTCGGTCGCTTCTCGGCCCGCTCGCTCACTGCGTTCGCTCGCGGTGTCGTGAGACTCAGAGCCGACGCGCCGATTCGACGCCGTTCGCGACGAACGGGAACGTCAGGACGGCGACGGTGGCGACGGCGGCGCCGGCGACGATGGCGAGGGCGAGACTGGACGGCGTCGACGCGAACAGGTCCGTCCCGACGACGGCGTAGACGGCGGCGACGTAGGCGAGGTTGTACCAGACCGTCCGGACGCCGACGTAGAACAGCGAGAACGGCGGCCACCCGGGTCCGAACGTGAGACTCCCGTTTCGGTAGGCGGCGACGCCGAACGACAGGGCGACGGCCGCGCCCAGCGCCGCCGAGGACGTGAGGAGTCCCCCGGAGAAGGCGGCGCCGACGAGGACCGGCAGTCCGAGCACCGTCGCCTCGGCGGTGCCGTCGAACAGGTTCTCCAGCCACCGGCCGAGTTCGTCGTTCTCCTCGCGCGCGCGGACCTGCCTCGCCTCCGTCTCGGGGTCGGTGGCACCTCGTGACATATCACGTAGGTCGATGCGAGGGATGAAAAACGCACCGTCGCGGTCAGTGGTGAACGGTCGCGGCAGCCACTTACCGGACGTTCCGCCTCACTCGCGCAGTTCGTCGAGGACTCGCTCTCGAATCCCCTTGCGAACGTCGTGGCTCTCCTCGGCGTCGGTGGTGACCTCGATGACGTGCGACCCCTCGCTCGTCGTCGCCGTCTCGTACGCCTCGCGGAAGCCAGCCCGGTCGTCGGCCTCGACGCGGGTGAACGAGAGGCCGTAGAGGTCGGCGCTCGGTTCGAAGTCGAGGCCGTGCGGCGTCTTGAACTGCGAGGTGAACGGCGGGTCGAACTGCTCGATGGGGAGCATGTGGAAGATGCCGCCGCCGTCGTTGTTGACGACGACGACGGTGGCGTCCACGTCCGAGCGGCCGATAGCCAGGAGACCGTTCATGTCGTGGTAGTAGGCGATGTCGCCGGTGACGAGCGTCAGGTCGTCCGTCGTCGCCGACCCGGCGCCGAGGGCCGTCGAGACGATGCCGTCGATGCCGGAGGCGCCGCGGTTGCCGAGGGCGGTGAGGCTCTTGGTGGACGGCGCGGCGAAGCGGTCGGCGTCGCGGACGGGCATGGAGTTCGAGACGAATATCGTGGCGGGGTCGGGGGCGAGTTCGAAGACGTCCGCGAGGACGCGTCCCTCGAACGCCTCGGACTCGGCGGCGTCGGCGACGACCGACTCGTGGGTCGCGTCGGCGTCCTCCCAGCGCCGCCGCCACTCGGGGGAACCGGGACCGGCGAGCAGTCGGGAGAGCCGACCCATCAGACGTGAGGGGTCGGCGACGACGAGGTCCGTCGACGTGAACTCCGCCTCGCGCCACCCGGCGGCGGGGTCGACCACGAGTTGCTCGGCGTCAACGCGGGCGAGGTACTTCCGGAGCGGTTTCGACGTGGGCGAGGCCCCGACGCGGAACACCACGTCCGGATCGGGCCACGACTCGGTCACCGAGGGGTCGAGGAAGCCGTCGTAGCCGCCGATGACGGGCGCGACGCGGACGTGGCCGCCGAAGCGGGCGCCCGAGAGCGGGTCGGCGAGTATCGGAAAGTCCGTCGCGTGCGCGAACGCCGCCAGCGCCTCGCGTTCGACGCCCGGGGCGTCCGCGGGGCCGGCGACGACGAGGCCGCGGGGTTCGGAGAGTCGGTCCGCGACGTCGCGGAGCGTGTCGTCGTCGAGTTCGGGGACGCCCTCGGTCGTCGAGACGAACGGTCCGTCGCGCCCGGACTCGGCGAGTTCGGGCAGGTCGTCGGGCACGTCACCCTCCACCTCGACGGGTTCCAGCGGCTTTCTGAAGGGAAGATTGAGGTGGACCGGTCCGGCGGGCGTCCCCGTCGCCTTCGCGAGCGCTCTGGCCGCCGTCGTCCGGAGCGACCGGAGTTTCCGTGGCGTCGCCTCGGGTTCGGCGACGTCCTTGTACCAGCGGACCGCGTCGCCGTAGAGCTTCTCCTGGTCGATGGTCTGGTTCGCCCCGGAGTCGCGTATCTCGGGCGGGCGGTCGGCCGTGAGGACGAGCAGCGGCACCCGCGACTGCGACGCCTCGACGACGGCGGGGTGGAAGTTCGCCGCGGCGGTGCCGGACGTGCAGACGAGGGGCGTCACCTCGCCCGTGCGGCGCGCGCGCCCGAGGGCGAAGAACGCCGAGGAGCGCTCGTCGAGGTGCGAGAAGACGTGGACGTCGTCGTGGTCGGCGAACGCTTCGGTCAGGGGCGTCGAACGGCTTCCGGGCGTGATGCAGACGGCGTCGACGCCGGCGGCGGCGAGTTCGTCGACCAAGGCGTGCGCCCAGAGGACGTTTCGGTTTGGTGCGGTCATGGTTGTAGTTGTGTGAGAGGGTGAGAATCAGCGAGAGCGTTCCAGTTCGTCGAGGAGGGCGCGGTACTTCAGTTGGACCTCGTCCCACTCCCGGTCGGGGTCCGAATCTTCGACGACGCCGACGCCGGCGAACAGCGTCGCCACGTCGCCGCGGGCGACGGCCGAGCGGAGGGCGACGGCGAACGTGCCGTACCCGGCGGCGTCGATCCAGCCGACGGGCGCGGCGTACCAGCCCCGGTCGAACGGTTCGGTGTCGCGGATGGTCTCTAAGGCCGTCTCGGGCGGCAGGCCGCCGACGGCGGGCGTCGGGTGGAGCGCCTCGACGAGCGAGAGGACGTGCTCGTTCTCCGAGAGCGTCGCTGTCACGGGCGTCCAGAGGTGCTGGACGGTCGCGAGGCGCTTGACGCGACGCTCGGGGGCGTTCACCGACGAGGCGAACGGGGCGAGTTGTTCGCGGACCGTCTCGGCGACGAGTTCGTGTTCGTGGACGTTCTTCTCGTCGTCTAAGAGCTCCTGCGCCAGCCACTCGTCCTCGGCGGGCGTCTCCCCGCGGCCGGTCGTCCCGGCCAGCGCGTCCGTCTCGACGGTCCGACCGCGGAGACTGACGAGTCGCTCCGGGGTCGCCCCGAAGAACGAGGGTCGCGGACGACCGGACTCGGGTTCGGGGTCGGGTTCGACGAGGAACCGGTAGCACTCGGGGTAGGCGCCGCCGAGGCGTTCCAGCACGTCCGGAACCGAGAGCGGGGTCTCCAGGTCCACTTCGAGCGCCTGTGCGAGCACCACTTTCAGCAGGTCGCCCGCGTGGATGCGGTCGACGGCGGCCTCGACGCTCGCGTTCCAGTCGTCTCGGGCCGTGGTCCGCCGGCGGTCGACGACGCCCGGCGGGTCGGCGACGGGACCCGGGTCCGGGAGCGACGCGAGTCGCTCGCGCTCGCGGTCGAGGCGCTCCTCGACCGCGTCGGCGTCGGCGTCAGGACCGACAGCGTTGACCGTGAGCCACGCGTCGTCGCCGGCCTCGTCGGTGTACGTCACCTGCACGCGCGGGAAGACGAAGCGGGCGCCGGGGAAGTCCTCCCACGGCGGTCCGTGCGCGCTGTCGGCGTGGAACGCGAACCCGCCGAACAGGCGGGGCCGGGCGGCCTCGGTGCCGGCGTGGACGTCGCCCGAGGAGAACAGTTCTTCCGCGGCCTCACGTACCCGGTCGAACCGGTGCGGGCCGTCGGCGGTCACCGTCGCGGCGGCGCCCTCCCCGACCACCGTCGCTTCGTCGGGCGCCGACCAGACGGTCCGCGGCGCTTCGGCGGCGTCGAGGACGGCGCGAAACGGCGGTGCCGACACGGGGACCGACCTACTGACGAGGTGCGTCTCCGCCTCGTCGGTCCGCAGCGATGCCATTTGCTGAACCTGAGGAGGCCACAGCCTTTTACCTGACTATCCCGGCGCGGCGCGCTGTTTTCGCCGCCGTTAGCTGTACCGCTCCTCGTTCCACGGGTTCGCCGTGTTCGAGTAGCCCCGCTTCTCCCAGTAGCCGCGTTCGGCCTCGGTGAGGAACTCCACGCCGGAGACCCACTTCGCGCCCTTGTAGGCGTACTTGTGCGGGGTGACGACGCGGAGGGGGCCGCCGTGGTCGGCGGGGAGGGGGTCGCCGTCGTAGTCGTAGACGAACATCACTTCCTCGCGCATGCAGTCTTCGAGGGGAAGGTTCGTCGTGTAGCCGTCCAGCGCGTGGAACATGACGTGCTCCGCATCGTCGCGCACGCCGGCCGCCTCGGCCAGCGTCGGGAACGTGACGCCCGTGAACTCGCAGTCGAACTTCGACCATCCGGTGACGCAGTGGAAGTCCTGCACCTGCGTCTCCGACGGCAGGTTGCGGAACTCCTCGTAGGAGAAGGAGAGTCCCTCCTCGACGGCACCCCACACCTCGAACGCCCAGTCGTCGCGGTTCCACGACGGCGTGCCGCTCTTCGATAGCACCGGAAAGCGCGACGTCTCCCGCTGACCCGGCGGGAGCCTGTCGTCCCCGAACTCCTCGTAGAGGCCCGTCACGTCCTGACTCATACCCGACCGTTCGCCGCGGCGCACCTAACGGTGACGACTCCGGCGGGGGAGACGCCCTCGGCGGCGCCGCGGAGTCGGACGACTGTTCCGACTCGCCAACTTCGTTTGTGGGCGAAAGAAGGGATTCCCACGAAAGCCGGCACAGATATTGGCGTTCGGGGAAAAGCTGGGCGCAGGACTTAAATAAGCCGACTCCAAACCCCCGGGCGTTCAGATGCCGAAAGTCAACATCAGCGTACCCGAGCACCTCGAGATGCAGATCGCACAGCTCGTCGAACAGGGTGAGTTCATGAGCCGCGAAGAAGCCATCGAGGAGCTCCTCTCGACGGGTATTCGCGCGTTCAAGACGAGCGGTCCGATGGACGAGGACGACCACCTCGAAGACGACGGAATGATGGGACACGAAGACGAGTACGTCTTCTAGCCGCAGCGTGTCATCGAAACCCAATAACCCTTAAATCGACCTCTCACGTACCCGAGACCATGCACAAGGACGAACTTCTCGAACTTCACGAGCAGATGGTGATAATCAAGGACCACTTCGCCGGTCGCGAGAACGTGGACGACGGACTGTTCGAACCGTACGACCAACTCGCCGTCGAGCCCTCGCACGTCCACAAATCCAAGAGTGAGCACAAACACGCCGTCTTCGTCCTCGGTAACGCCCTCGCGGCGGCGATGAGCGAAGACGAGTTCTCCAACGCCGGCCGGGTCGGCAAGCGGATGGAGGAACTCGCCGAGGACGCCGAATCGAAGCTCTGAGTTCGGATTTTTGCCGTGTCTCGACCGACGCCCAACCGCCGAGAGCGTCGCATAGCCGTCGCGCCGTTCGGGGGAGCGCCCGCGCCTGCGAGAGGTTCTTAACCGCGCCGACGAATGACCGGGGTGATGGACGTTTCGGGATGGCTAGTCGTTCAGCGCGCGGGGGTCGTCGTCGCGTTCGTGCTCGCCGCGGCCGCCGTCGTCGCCGCGGACCGACCGTCGGGACGGTGGGGAGCGGCGCTCCGGCGCCGGTTCGTCCTCGGGGTGCCGTGGGGCAGTCTCCTCACCCTCCTCGGCGTCCTCGCCGTCTACCTGTTCGTGCAAGGTGGGCTGAGCCACTGGTACAACCCCCTCACGATCCCGTTTCGGGCATGGTCGTACTTCTACCCGCTCGGCGTGGTCACCGCCGGGTTCGCGCACAGCGGCCCCGGCCACCTGCTCGGCAACCTCGTCGGCGCGGCCGCGTTCGCGCCCATCGCCGAGTACGCGTGGGGGCACTTCCCCCGCGAACGGGGAGCGACGTCGTTCGGGTCGTGGCGGACGAATCCATACGTCCGCGCGTTCGTCGTCTTCCCCGCCGTCGTCTTCGTCGTCGGCGTCTGCACCGCCGCGTTCGCCATCGGTCCCATTATCGGTTTCTCGGGCGTCGTCTTCGCCTTCGCGGGGTTCGCGCTCGTCAACTACCCGTTCGGCACCGTCGTCGCCCTCGCGGTCGGCAGCGTCGTCCGCACCGTCTACGCGGCGATGCAGACGCCGCAACTCACCGCCGGCGGCCGCCCCGCCTATATCACGCCGTGGTGGGCGGACATCGCGATTCAGGGGCACGCGTTCGGCCTCTTCGTCGGCGTCCTCCTCGGGGCAGCGCTCGTCCGGACACGACCGAAGGACGCCCGGCCCTCGGCGCTCAGACTGTGGACGGCGACGGTCGTCTTCGGCGTCCAGCAGTCGCTGTGGGCGGTGTACTGGTACCGCGGCGGCGACACCTACGTTCTCTACCGCGCCGTCGGCGTCGGCCTCGTCGCGGTGATGGCCGTCGTCGTCACCTACACCGTCGTCGGGTCGGACCGGCCCGTCCTCGAAGGCGTCTTCGAGGGGGCGTTCGCGCACCGCCGCTGGCAGGCGGGCGCCGCCTGTCTCCTCCTCGTCACGGGGGCCATGACCGGACCGGCCGTCGTCGCCAACCTCTACACCGCCGGCGACGACGAGTTGCCGGGCGAGGAGGTTGTCGTCCGCGACTACGAGGTGACGTACGCCGAGGGCGTGACGAACGGGATGACCGCCGCCGTCGACGTGAGCGCGTTCGGCGAGACGACGGCGGTGAACACCTCCGGCGTCGTCGTCAGAAGCGAGGAACGCGGCATCTGGACGACCGCGGTGACGAAGGGGCGGTTGGCGTTCGGCGGACGGGCCGCCGTCGTCGTCGGCGGCGTCGGATGGCGGGAGACGGTGCACGCCGTCCGCGACGGGTGGGTGACCACGGGCGGCAACACCACCTACCGCGTCCTCCTCGTCCGCGACGGGAGCGCACGCGTCGCCTACACCGCCGACCCGGCGAGGGCCGGTCCGGTCGTCGGCGGGCGGAACATCAGCGTCGAGGCGGCCCCGCAGGGGTACTATCTGCGCGTGAATCGGGAGAACGAGACGGTGGCGGCTCGCCTCCCCCAAACAAACCAGTCGGTGACGCTCGACGGACTGACGTTCACCAGAGAGAAGCGGAAACTGTTCGTCGAGTACGGTGAGAACGGCGAGACGCGACTGCAGATAGCCAAGCGGGAGACGTACAAGTAGTCACTCCCACTCGATGCGGTACACCTCGGTGGCGATGTCCTTCGTCTCCGCGTCGTGGAAGTCGAACTGCCGGTCGAGGCTGAACGTCGCGCGGAAGGCGTGGGTCACCTCGCCGCCCTCGTCGGCGGCGAACGCCTCGACGAACTCCTCGGACCCCTCGTTGTGCACCGAGTAGGAGACGTCCGCGAGTTTCGACGCCGTCTCCAGAAACGCCCGGTCGACGTGTTCGCGACCGCGCTGAGCGCCGAAGGGCGGGTTCATCAGCACCGTCACGGGTTCGTCGATACACAGAGGGGCGCGCGTGGCGTCGCCGCGGACCCAGTGGATGGGCGTCGTCGTGCCGACGCGGACGCGGTTCTCGCGGGCGGTGTCGAGGGCCTCCGCGTCCACGTCGACGCCGACGACGCGGGCGGGGCCGCGGAGGGCGGCGCCGAGGGTGAGCATCCCCGTTCCGGTTCCGAGGTCCACCACCGTCTTCCCCTCGACGTCGCCGTTGAGGTCCGCGACGTGGACGACGTGGGCGGCGAGCGTCGGCGGCGTCGGGTACTGTTCGAGTTCGACCCGCGGGTTCTCGAAGCCGGCGACGACGGAGAGTTGCGTCTCCAGCGCTGCCTTCGTCGCCATCAGGTGGAGACGGCGCCGGACACCGAGAGCGCGACGCCTTCGCGGCGGGCGCGTTCGTCGAGGGCGCGGAGTGTCGAGCGGACGGCTTCCTCGTCGGCCGCCGCTTCGACGGTGAGGTCGAGGCGGGAGACGCCGAGGAGGGAGGCGGCGCGGACGTACGCGCGCAGGTTCTCCGCGACGGTCTGCGTCGCGTACGGGCAGTCCTCCTCGAAGGCGGCCTCGACGGTCAGCACCGCCGGGTGGTAGCCGTCGGCGGCGAGTCCGGCCTTCAGGTCGCGCAGGTACTCCGGAGCGGTCGAATCGAGGCTGGACGCCGACAGCGACACCGGCGTTACCTCGGGGACGGCGGCCGCGTCCACGTCTTGCACTACGGACGACTGCCGTGCGGGCGTCGTGCTCATGTCGTCGCTACATACCCAGTATTCATACAAAAGACTTTCTGAATGTCTGGTGGTAATATTATATCAGGATTATCGCCCGACAACGGCGGGTTATAGGGGTGGGAGAAACGGTCCCCGGGACTGAAGCCGCCTCGTTCGAGACGTTCGCACGGGGTCGCACGCTCCGCGCCCCCATTCCCCCACATTCATACTTCCACGCTCACCGCGCCGAGCGGTGCCGCCGGTTCGAGGTCGTCCGACGCCGTCAGTACCGGCGTTCGAGCACCACGACGCCGTCGCCGTCCCGCAGTCGTATCGTATCGCCGCCGTTGTTCCACACCGCCGACCCGCGCCCCCAGTACACCGTCTCCGCGTCGTCCGTCCCCGTTCCGGTTCTGAGCGTGAGTTCCGCGCCCGGTTCGAGTCTCGTCCCTCGGGGGAAGGTGTAGTCGTTCCCCGCGGCGTCCACGACGGACCACCCCGAGAGGTCGACCGCTTTGTCGCCCTCGTTCCGGAAGACGACGTACTCCCCGTTCGGGTTCTCGTTGTCGTTTCCGGGGGCGTCGGCGCGAACCTCGGCGACTTCTATCTCGGCGTCGGTCGCGCCTTCCGATCGGGTTTCGGAGGCGGTTGGAGTCGAGGCGTCGACGCACGACCAGAGGCCGCGGCGGGCCGTCCGGGCGTCGGCCTCGGCGGCGCGGTAACGTTCACGTTCGGTAAAGGTGCTCTCGTACAGTCGCGCGCGCCCCGATTCGACCAGCGCGTAGTTGAACGAGTCGCCGTCGACGTAGACGTACGCGAGGAGGCGGTCGTAGTAGCCGCGCCTGTCCGCCGTCTCGTCGAAGACGAGACGCACTCGTTCGCCCGAGAGACGCGCTTTCGCGTACGCCGAGGCGTCCTCGCCGGCGGCGTCGAGGCAGGCGACCCCTGCCTCGGTGTCGGGGACGCCCTCGTACTCGTCGGGGGTGTTCGACCCGTACACTTCCGGCGTATCGACGCCTAAGAGGCGGACCGTGTCCCGGGAGCCGTCGGCGTATCTGACTTTCACGGTGTCGCCGTCGACCACCTCCGTGACGGTGACGTAGACGCTCTCCCCGGCGGGAGTCGCCCCCTCGGACGTCGCTGGCGGCGTCTCCGCCGACGTCCCCGGCGCCGACGGCGCGACCCCGAGACACCCGGCGAGGACGAGGAGAACGGCGAGAGACGCGAAGATGCGCGGTCGCATGCGAACCCGTTAGGCCGACGTCGGGATAACGGAACCGGCGTCCGGCGCCGCCGACCCGGGCGGCGATTCGGCGTCGGGCGCGCCGCAAAACCGATAGATACTACTTGCTAGCCCGCATCAGTATATCGGCATCCTTATACGAAGATTTAAATACGTCGTGCACCACAAACCTTATAATGGAACGTCCGAGCCGCCAGCGTCAGCAGGAGCAGGAAGCGGAGAAGGGTTCCGACGAGCACATCGCGTGCCCGGAGTGTGAATCCACGGATATCATCACGGACGCCGACCAGGGGGAGTTGGTGTGCGACGACTGCGGCTTGGTTCTCGACGAGCGTCAGATCGACCGCGGCCCGGAATGGCGGGCGTTCAACCACTCCGAACGGCAGTCGAAATCCCGCGTCGGTGCGCCCATCACCGAGACGATGCACGACCGCGGCCTGACGACGACAATCGACTGGAAGGACAAGGACGCCTACGGCCGGTCGCTCTCCTCGGAGAAGCGCTCGCAGATGCACCGCCTCCGCAAGTGGCAGGAGCGCATCCGGACGAAGGACGCCGGCGAGCGGAACCTCCAGTTCGCGCTCTCGGAAATCGACCGCATGGCCTCGGCGCTCGGCGTGCCCCGTTCGGTACGGGAAGTGGCCTCGGTCATCTACCGCCGCGCACTGAACGAGGACCTGATTCGAGGACGCTCCATCGAGGGCGTCGCCACCTCCGCGCTCTACGCCGCCTGCCGGCAGGAGGGCATCCCACGCTCGCTCGACGAAGTCGCCGAAGTGTCGCGCGTTCCGCAGAAGGAGATCGGTCGGACGTACCGCTACATCTCTCAGGAACTCGGTCTCGAACTGAAGCCCGTCGACCCCAAGCAGTTCGTCCCGCGCTTCGCCTCCGCCCTCGGTCTGAGCGAGGAGGTACAGGCGAAGGCGACCGAGATAATCGACGTCTCCGCCGAGCAAGGTCTCCTGTCGGGCAAGTCGCCCACCGGGTTCGCCGCGGCGGCCATCTACGCCGCCTCGCTGCTCTGCAACGAGAAGAAGACCCAGCGAGAGGTCGCCGACGTGGCGCAGGTGACCGAGGTCACCATCCGAAACCGCTACCAAGAGCAGATTGAAGCGATGGGCTTCCGGTAGGTCGGCCGGACGAGAGCGGCACGGACCAGCGCGGACGTTCCGATTTTTCGCCGATACCGCGACGACGAGCGGTCGCTCCGTCGCGTCCGCGACTACCGCCGGACGAACACGACCGTCTCGCGGTCCCACAGTCCCAACCGATAGGTCGACCGCTCGTAGCCGCCGCCGAGGGCGTCACCGACGGGGCCGGCGAGTTCCGGTTCCGTGACGACGACGGGCGGGACCGACTCCCGTTCGGCGAGCGTCGTCGCGTTCTCCGTGCTCACTTCGTCGGCGCCGGCGCGTTCGAAGTACCACGGGAGGGGGAGGCGGTTGCCCCACGATTCGACGGTCGGCGGGAACTCGTTGCCGGGGTCCCACCCGGTGTAGTACTCCTCGCCGACGTACAACACCTCGGGGGTGGAGGAGTCGCCGTCGGCGACGGCCGTCGCGTTCTCGTACAATGGTTCGAGGTCGTCGCTCGGTTGGGCGAACTGCGCGAGGTCGTTCGAGCGGTCGGAGGGGCCGTAGACGCCCGCGGCGGTCACCGCGCCCGCCTGCGCGACGACGGCGAGGAGGAGGAGACAGACGGCGGCGACGCTGGCGGCGTCGCGTTCGCGTCCGTCACCGCCGGCGAGGGCGACGGTGCGCCGCAGGAGGGCGGCGCCGCCGACGGCGGCGAGGAGCGACGCCGGGAGGAGAAGGTGGACGGCGACCCACGGCGCCGACACCTCGGTCACGACGGGCAGGAGGGCGAACGCGGCGGCGCTCCAGTAGGCGAAGCCGTCGAGGAGGGGGCGCCGCGCCGCGCCGCCGTAGCGGTTCCAGAGGAAGACGGCGACGGCGGCGACGACTATCGGGAGGGCCGCGACGACGAGGGTGTGCACGAACGCCTCGACGTACGGGAACAGCGAGTGCGTCCAGTAGGGCCAGCGGTTGAGCACGCGGACGCCGAGAAACGACCAGAGCGCGCCGACGGTCGACTCGTACAGCACGAGGTGCCACGTCGTCGGCTTCCAGAGACCGACGTCGACGTGCGGACCGGCGCGCGGGGCGAAACAGAGTACGACCGTCCCGAGGAAGAGGAGGAACGCGCGCGCCGCGGCGCCGGTCCGACCGGCCACGCGCGAACGGAGTGCGGCGAGTTGCCGGCGCGTCGACGACCCCGCGTCGACGACGGCGCTCGGTTGGTCGAGAATGAGGACGCCGGCGGCCAGCCAACACAGGACGTAGGCGGCGGCGAACCCCGAAGAGGCGAATGCGAGGGCGAGGGCGACCGAACCCAGATAGGCGTCGCGTCGGCTCCGACGGTCGTACGCGCGCACGGCGAACCCGACGAACGCTAGCGCGAACAGCGCCAGCGGAACGTCGCCGCGGAGGAAGCGCGAGTAGTAGACGAACAGCGGGCTGAAGGCGAGGAGCGCGGCGAACAGAACGGTCTCGGCGTCGTCGAGTCGGTCGCGGAACAGGAGCGCACAGAGCGGGAGCGCCGCGCCGAGGAGGGCGACGGGCAGGCGCGCCGTCGCGTCCGTCGCGCCGACGAGGGCGAAGACGAGTCGGTCGAGGTGATAGAGGAGCGGACCGCCGGCGACGGGGCGGTACTCGAACGAACCCATCTCCAGATAGCGGAGCGACCAGTAGCCGACGCGCGCCTCGTCCCAGTGGAACGGGCGCGCGCCGAGGTCGACGAGGCGCGCGAGGAGGCCGAGTGCGGCGAGGACCGCGACGGCGGCGGCGACCCCGTCGAGTCGGACGCCGCGGCGACGACCCGCGGCGCCGTCCGGCGCGTCTCCGAGAGACATAGAGGAGACTCCCGCGGTCGCGCGTAGAAGCTTTTTGGTCCGGCTTTTCGGCCCGACCCGCGCCTCCGACCCGGCGGTCCGGTAGCCCGTCGGTTCGGAAAGCACAAGCACCGCGGCGGGGGACTGT
Protein-coding regions in this window:
- the menD gene encoding 2-succinyl-5-enolpyruvyl-6-hydroxy-3-cyclohexene-1-carboxylic-acid synthase, giving the protein MTAPNRNVLWAHALVDELAAAGVDAVCITPGSRSTPLTEAFADHDDVHVFSHLDERSSAFFALGRARRTGEVTPLVCTSGTAAANFHPAVVEASQSRVPLLVLTADRPPEIRDSGANQTIDQEKLYGDAVRWYKDVAEPEATPRKLRSLRTTAARALAKATGTPAGPVHLNLPFRKPLEPVEVEGDVPDDLPELAESGRDGPFVSTTEGVPELDDDTLRDVADRLSEPRGLVVAGPADAPGVEREALAAFAHATDFPILADPLSGARFGGHVRVAPVIGGYDGFLDPSVTESWPDPDVVFRVGASPTSKPLRKYLARVDAEQLVVDPAAGWREAEFTSTDLVVADPSRLMGRLSRLLAGPGSPEWRRRWEDADATHESVVADAAESEAFEGRVLADVFELAPDPATIFVSNSMPVRDADRFAAPSTKSLTALGNRGASGIDGIVSTALGAGSATTDDLTLVTGDIAYYHDMNGLLAIGRSDVDATVVVVNNDGGGIFHMLPIEQFDPPFTSQFKTPHGLDFEPSADLYGLSFTRVEADDRAGFREAYETATTSEGSHVIEVTTDAEESHDVRKGIRERVLDELRE
- a CDS encoding isochorismate synthase, with protein sequence MASLRTDEAETHLVSRSVPVSAPPFRAVLDAAEAPRTVWSAPDEATVVGEGAAATVTADGPHRFDRVREAAEELFSSGDVHAGTEAARPRLFGGFAFHADSAHGPPWEDFPGARFVFPRVQVTYTDEAGDDAWLTVNAVGPDADADAVEERLDRERERLASLPDPGPVADPPGVVDRRRTTARDDWNASVEAAVDRIHAGDLLKVVLAQALEVDLETPLSVPDVLERLGGAYPECYRFLVEPDPEPESGRPRPSFFGATPERLVSLRGRTVETDALAGTTGRGETPAEDEWLAQELLDDEKNVHEHELVAETVREQLAPFASSVNAPERRVKRLATVQHLWTPVTATLSENEHVLSLVEALHPTPAVGGLPPETALETIRDTEPFDRGWYAAPVGWIDAAGYGTFAVALRSAVARGDVATLFAGVGVVEDSDPDREWDEVQLKYRALLDELERSR
- a CDS encoding sulfite oxidase-like oxidoreductase; amino-acid sequence: MSQDVTGLYEEFGDDRLPPGQRETSRFPVLSKSGTPSWNRDDWAFEVWGAVEEGLSFSYEEFRNLPSETQVQDFHCVTGWSKFDCEFTGVTFPTLAEAAGVRDDAEHVMFHALDGYTTNLPLEDCMREEVMFVYDYDGDPLPADHGGPLRVVTPHKYAYKGAKWVSGVEFLTEAERGYWEKRGYSNTANPWNEERYS
- a CDS encoding ribbon-helix-helix domain-containing protein, producing MPKVNISVPEHLEMQIAQLVEQGEFMSREEAIEELLSTGIRAFKTSGPMDEDDHLEDDGMMGHEDEYVF
- a CDS encoding UPF0058 family protein, which encodes MHKDELLELHEQMVIIKDHFAGRENVDDGLFEPYDQLAVEPSHVHKSKSEHKHAVFVLGNALAAAMSEDEFSNAGRVGKRMEELAEDAESKL
- a CDS encoding rhomboid family intramembrane serine protease — its product is MDVSGWLVVQRAGVVVAFVLAAAAVVAADRPSGRWGAALRRRFVLGVPWGSLLTLLGVLAVYLFVQGGLSHWYNPLTIPFRAWSYFYPLGVVTAGFAHSGPGHLLGNLVGAAAFAPIAEYAWGHFPRERGATSFGSWRTNPYVRAFVVFPAVVFVVGVCTAAFAIGPIIGFSGVVFAFAGFALVNYPFGTVVALAVGSVVRTVYAAMQTPQLTAGGRPAYITPWWADIAIQGHAFGLFVGVLLGAALVRTRPKDARPSALRLWTATVVFGVQQSLWAVYWYRGGDTYVLYRAVGVGLVAVMAVVVTYTVVGSDRPVLEGVFEGAFAHRRWQAGAACLLLVTGAMTGPAVVANLYTAGDDELPGEEVVVRDYEVTYAEGVTNGMTAAVDVSAFGETTAVNTSGVVVRSEERGIWTTAVTKGRLAFGGRAAVVVGGVGWRETVHAVRDGWVTTGGNTTYRVLLVRDGSARVAYTADPARAGPVVGGRNISVEAAPQGYYLRVNRENETVAARLPQTNQSVTLDGLTFTREKRKLFVEYGENGETRLQIAKRETYK
- a CDS encoding METTL5 family protein, which codes for MATKAALETQLSVVAGFENPRVELEQYPTPPTLAAHVVHVADLNGDVEGKTVVDLGTGTGMLTLGAALRGPARVVGVDVDAEALDTARENRVRVGTTTPIHWVRGDATRAPLCIDEPVTVLMNPPFGAQRGREHVDRAFLETASKLADVSYSVHNEGSEEFVEAFAADEGGEVTHAFRATFSLDRQFDFHDAETKDIATEVYRIEWE
- a CDS encoding lamin tail domain-containing protein — its product is MRPRIFASLAVLLVLAGCLGVAPSAPGTSAETPPATSEGATPAGESVYVTVTEVVDGDTVKVRYADGSRDTVRLLGVDTPEVYGSNTPDEYEGVPDTEAGVACLDAAGEDASAYAKARLSGERVRLVFDETADRRGYYDRLLAYVYVDGDSFNYALVESGRARLYESTFTERERYRAAEADARTARRGLWSCVDASTPTASETRSEGATDAEIEVAEVRADAPGNDNENPNGEYVVFRNEGDKAVDLSGWSVVDAAGNDYTFPRGTRLEPGAELTLRTGTGTDDAETVYWGRGSAVWNNGGDTIRLRDGDGVVVLERRY
- a CDS encoding transcription initiation factor IIB; translation: MERPSRQRQQEQEAEKGSDEHIACPECESTDIITDADQGELVCDDCGLVLDERQIDRGPEWRAFNHSERQSKSRVGAPITETMHDRGLTTTIDWKDKDAYGRSLSSEKRSQMHRLRKWQERIRTKDAGERNLQFALSEIDRMASALGVPRSVREVASVIYRRALNEDLIRGRSIEGVATSALYAACRQEGIPRSLDEVAEVSRVPQKEIGRTYRYISQELGLELKPVDPKQFVPRFASALGLSEEVQAKATEIIDVSAEQGLLSGKSPTGFAAAAIYAASLLCNEKKTQREVADVAQVTEVTIRNRYQEQIEAMGFR